From Paraburkholderia fungorum, the proteins below share one genomic window:
- a CDS encoding NADPH-dependent FMN reductase, whose product MTRFDHHRRPLVIGIGGTTRAASSTERALGFALRGAEAAGANTRLFGGTFLHSLPHYAPEQPNRTDEQLELIEAVRHADALIIATPGYHGGVSGLVKNALDTLEELRADERPYLDGRAVGCIVTAYGWQAAGSVLTSLRSIVHALRGWPTPFGAGINTLETRFDSIDTCSDAKVVDQLATVGQQAAQFALAFNAHRAAESDSLNASTLASTQPARLLHAV is encoded by the coding sequence TTGACCCGATTCGATCATCACCGCCGGCCTCTCGTCATCGGCATTGGCGGCACGACACGCGCCGCTTCGTCGACCGAGCGCGCGCTCGGCTTCGCATTGCGCGGCGCGGAAGCCGCCGGCGCGAACACCCGCCTGTTCGGCGGCACGTTTTTGCATAGCCTGCCGCACTACGCGCCCGAACAGCCCAACCGTACCGACGAGCAGCTCGAACTGATCGAAGCCGTGCGCCATGCAGACGCGCTGATCATCGCCACGCCCGGCTATCACGGCGGCGTGTCGGGCCTCGTCAAGAACGCACTCGACACGCTGGAAGAACTACGCGCCGACGAACGTCCGTATCTCGACGGCCGCGCGGTCGGCTGCATCGTCACCGCCTATGGCTGGCAAGCCGCCGGGTCGGTGCTGACGTCGCTGCGCTCGATCGTCCACGCGTTGCGCGGCTGGCCCACGCCGTTCGGCGCGGGCATCAACACGCTGGAAACGCGTTTCGATTCCATCGATACCTGCTCCGACGCGAAGGTCGTCGACCAGCTCGCGACCGTCGGTCAGCAGGCTGCGCAATTCGCGCTGGCGTTCAACGCACATCGCGCCGCAGAAAGCGACTCGCTGAACGCGTCGACGCTCGCTTCCACACAGCCTGCCCGTCTGCTGCACGCGGTGTAA
- a CDS encoding transcriptional regulator: MNSHIRYKGYEVAPVAQLLPNGLFAANLTIEKTSADHGKAYSFDALDYFFDEEHALAYAFRWGRMWIDNHQ, encoded by the coding sequence ATGAATTCACATATTCGCTACAAGGGCTACGAAGTCGCGCCGGTTGCGCAACTGTTGCCCAACGGGCTGTTTGCCGCCAACCTCACGATCGAAAAAACCAGCGCGGACCACGGTAAGGCGTACTCGTTCGACGCGCTCGATTACTTCTTCGACGAAGAACATGCACTCGCCTACGCATTCCGATGGGGACGTATGTGGATCGATAATCATCAGTGA
- the iaaH gene encoding indoleacetamide hydrolase: MTWTVDEQLALTATQAVDAIQSGRLSATDYVATLLARAASLANLNSLTTIDLDGALAAAKRIDALSPAQKAQLPLAGLPVVIKDNINTAGLQTSAGTPALEGFVPATNAPSVQRLIDAGAIVLGKANMHELAFGITSTNLAAHAGPVRNPYDPSLIPGGSSGGTAVAIAARIVPAGLGTDTGGSTRIPAALTGIAGFRPSVGNGGKERRYHDPDAVVPISHTRDTVGPMARTVADIALLDGVITGAGGLPAIALSGLRIGLPEPLWEGLERQVEDVARAALNQLEAAGVVFVPVAMSDLDYLNAMVGSPIAVHEALGDVGAWLVANHAPVTTVAELAARIASPDVREIYDDVLAGVLSGEYQAALNHWRPRLQQYIAATFTDQRLDALLFPTTRLAATPIDDIHGSSTVSIDGSAPIPTMNAYLRNTDPASTSGIPGLSLAAGMTASGLPVGLELDGPLGEDRRLLAIGVAFEQLLGLLPAPVL, translated from the coding sequence ATGACATGGACCGTCGATGAACAACTCGCGCTGACCGCCACGCAAGCGGTCGATGCGATCCAGTCAGGACGTCTCAGCGCAACCGACTACGTCGCCACATTGCTCGCGCGAGCCGCATCGCTCGCCAATCTGAACTCGCTCACCACAATCGATCTCGACGGTGCGCTCGCGGCCGCGAAGCGCATCGACGCGTTGTCGCCCGCGCAGAAAGCGCAATTGCCGCTGGCCGGATTGCCGGTCGTCATCAAGGACAACATCAACACGGCAGGCTTGCAGACGTCAGCAGGTACACCCGCACTCGAAGGCTTCGTGCCGGCGACGAACGCACCCTCCGTGCAGCGTTTGATCGACGCCGGGGCGATCGTGCTCGGCAAAGCCAACATGCACGAACTCGCGTTTGGCATTACCAGCACGAATCTCGCCGCGCATGCAGGCCCGGTGCGCAATCCGTACGACCCGTCGCTGATTCCCGGCGGCTCGTCGGGCGGCACGGCCGTGGCGATCGCCGCGCGCATCGTACCCGCCGGTCTCGGCACGGACACGGGCGGCTCGACCCGCATTCCGGCCGCGCTGACGGGCATCGCGGGGTTTCGTCCCTCGGTCGGCAATGGCGGCAAGGAACGGCGCTATCACGATCCTGACGCGGTCGTGCCGATCAGCCACACGCGCGACACTGTGGGCCCGATGGCACGCACCGTCGCCGATATTGCGCTGCTCGACGGTGTGATAACAGGTGCCGGCGGATTGCCCGCAATCGCATTGAGCGGCCTACGTATCGGCCTGCCCGAGCCGCTTTGGGAAGGGCTCGAACGACAGGTGGAAGATGTCGCGCGTGCCGCGTTGAATCAGCTTGAAGCAGCGGGCGTCGTGTTCGTACCGGTAGCAATGAGCGATCTGGATTATCTGAACGCGATGGTCGGCAGTCCGATTGCGGTCCATGAAGCGCTCGGCGACGTGGGTGCCTGGCTCGTCGCCAATCACGCACCGGTCACGACGGTGGCGGAACTGGCCGCGCGCATTGCGAGCCCGGATGTGCGCGAGATTTACGACGACGTCCTCGCAGGAGTGCTCAGCGGCGAGTATCAAGCCGCGCTGAACCACTGGCGGCCGCGCTTGCAGCAATACATTGCCGCGACGTTCACCGATCAGCGTCTCGACGCACTGCTGTTTCCGACCACGCGCCTCGCCGCGACACCGATCGACGACATCCACGGCTCGTCGACGGTTTCGATCGACGGCTCTGCGCCGATCCCCACGATGAACGCTTACCTGCGCAACACCGATCCGGCCAGCACGTCCGGCATTCCGGGCCTGTCGCTGGCGGCGGGCATGACGGCGAGCGGCTTGCCGGTCGGTCTCGAACTGGACGGTCCGCTCGGTGAAGACCGGCGGCTGCTGGCTATTGGCGTCGCGTTCGAACAGTTGCTCGGCCTATTGCCCGCGCCCGTGCTTTGA
- a CDS encoding CDP-diacylglycerol diphosphatase — protein MTTPTPARPAQSRRKSFHSIARFAAAVTVVFTATACARLATVDSNALWKIVDIRCVPSQQSTGTPGQCTVVDLDKRYVILKDIVGRSQHLLIPTDRITGIESPLVLAPRAQDYWVDAWDSRHYVENAVKRTLPDNQLGLEINSPYRRSQNQLHIHIDCMRADISEALARHAKDTPDKWRWDTLDGNRYRVMRVTSLADASNPFRIVARDNPDTVAMSRQTILVTGAGPSASEDGWLIVNSDIDLKNGSGTAEGLLDHACRVADAQ, from the coding sequence ATGACCACACCGACACCCGCCCGCCCCGCCCAATCCCGCAGAAAATCTTTTCATTCGATTGCCCGTTTTGCCGCCGCAGTCACGGTCGTGTTCACGGCCACGGCCTGTGCGCGCCTTGCTACCGTCGATTCCAACGCGCTATGGAAGATCGTCGACATACGCTGTGTGCCGTCGCAGCAGAGCACTGGGACGCCCGGCCAATGCACGGTCGTGGATCTCGATAAACGCTATGTGATCCTGAAGGATATCGTCGGGCGCTCGCAACATCTGCTGATTCCGACCGACCGTATCACCGGAATAGAAAGTCCGTTGGTGTTGGCGCCTCGCGCGCAGGACTACTGGGTCGATGCGTGGGATTCGCGGCATTACGTCGAGAACGCAGTCAAACGTACGTTGCCGGACAATCAGCTCGGCCTCGAAATCAACTCGCCGTATCGGCGCTCGCAGAATCAGCTGCATATTCATATCGACTGCATGCGCGCCGATATCAGCGAAGCGCTCGCGCGCCACGCGAAAGATACGCCTGACAAATGGCGCTGGGACACGCTCGACGGCAATCGTTACCGGGTCATGCGCGTGACGTCCCTCGCTGACGCAAGCAATCCTTTCCGCATCGTCGCACGGGATAACCCGGATACGGTCGCGATGTCGCGGCAAACCATTCTGGTCACAGGTGCAGGACCTTCCGCCTCTGAAGACGGCTGGCTGATCGTGAATAGCGACATCGATCTGAAGAATGGCAGCGGCACGGCCGAAGGCCTGCTCGATCACGCTTGCCGCGTGGCGGACGCTCAATGA
- a CDS encoding fatty acid desaturase: MAIYLDDTQRKTLARLATSWAWRTQWPTWLLIVVIYGGWFGVALHVRMLGLPLTAFLLAILSTWYMSLQHELLHGHPTRSPFINALLGFAPLAVWFPYRIYRDSHLRHHDDPHLTHPEQDPESYFVSEREWQRAGSSIRALLAFRNTFIGRLLVGPAFSIAATAADALNKIRQGDLRDVPAWFAHFVALGMLAAWLQQVCAIPVWVFIIGVGYGALSLGSIRSFHEHRAASEHAHRTVINEAAWGWRMLFLNNNYHLVHHDLPHVPWFALKGVYQTSRQQYIERSGDFLVEGYSEWIRQYMFAVVAHPAHSGTAAGVDFLPATGDDFAGQSRGKLRAAGWFGDVTKTHVPTITER, from the coding sequence ATGGCTATTTATCTCGACGACACGCAGCGCAAGACTCTAGCCAGACTTGCGACTAGCTGGGCATGGCGCACGCAATGGCCGACGTGGTTGCTGATCGTCGTCATATACGGCGGGTGGTTTGGTGTGGCGTTGCACGTCCGCATGTTGGGGTTGCCGCTCACTGCGTTTCTGCTCGCGATACTCAGCACGTGGTACATGTCGTTGCAGCACGAACTGCTGCATGGGCACCCTACCCGTTCGCCATTCATCAACGCGCTGCTCGGTTTTGCGCCACTGGCCGTGTGGTTCCCCTATCGTATCTATCGCGATTCACATCTCCGCCATCACGACGATCCGCATCTCACGCACCCTGAGCAGGACCCCGAAAGTTATTTCGTCAGCGAGCGCGAATGGCAACGGGCCGGTTCGTCGATTCGTGCGTTGCTCGCTTTCCGAAATACGTTTATCGGTCGACTGCTGGTCGGGCCTGCGTTCTCGATTGCAGCGACCGCCGCCGACGCGCTCAACAAGATCAGACAAGGCGATTTGCGCGACGTGCCCGCGTGGTTCGCGCATTTCGTCGCACTGGGGATGCTCGCGGCATGGCTGCAGCAAGTCTGTGCGATACCGGTGTGGGTCTTTATTATCGGCGTCGGGTATGGAGCACTGTCGCTGGGTTCGATCCGCTCGTTTCACGAACATCGCGCCGCAAGCGAGCATGCGCACAGGACGGTGATCAACGAAGCGGCGTGGGGCTGGCGGATGCTGTTTCTGAACAACAACTACCACCTGGTTCATCATGATTTGCCGCATGTGCCGTGGTTCGCGCTGAAGGGTGTCTATCAGACATCTCGCCAGCAGTACATTGAACGCTCGGGCGATTTTCTGGTGGAGGGTTACAGCGAATGGATCAGACAGTATATGTTTGCCGTTGTAGCTCATCCGGCACATAGCGGCACTGCTGCCGGCGTGGATTTTCTTCCGGCGACTGGCGACGATTTTGCGGGTCAATCGCGAGGGAAACTCAGAGCGGCCGGATGGTTTGGCGACGTGACTAAAACTCACGTACCGACTATTACCGAACGCTAG
- a CDS encoding proline dehydrogenase family protein gives MRILNTMAVHAIPLVPRSLIRKISRRYIAGETLCDVRERMHVLHAAGLRTTIDVLGETASSTAQAESMTRSYLDLVETLGSHNERTELSIKLTALGLHLDEKACMARVSAILRAATSHGITACIDMEDLGCTQKTLDAFSMLEADAYPVGIALQAYLTRTYDDIVSLQTRKSRMRICKGIYAEAKEHLVDGASADRSAINAHFVRHVSTAIQAGSFVGIATHDAQLIDTLIGWLQHERIDRSRFEFQMLLGVCEPLRDELLAQGFNVRVYVPYGHDWYGYSTRRIKENPRIAGYILAAMMRSDRPR, from the coding sequence ATGCGTATTCTCAATACGATGGCGGTTCACGCCATCCCGCTCGTTCCCCGTTCGCTGATTCGTAAGATCTCCCGCCGCTATATCGCTGGCGAAACGCTTTGCGATGTCCGCGAGCGCATGCACGTGCTCCATGCAGCAGGCTTGCGAACCACTATCGATGTATTGGGCGAGACGGCTTCGTCGACGGCTCAGGCCGAGTCGATGACTCGCAGTTATCTCGATCTCGTCGAGACACTCGGCTCACACAATGAGCGTACCGAACTGTCGATAAAACTCACCGCGCTAGGCTTGCATCTCGACGAGAAGGCCTGCATGGCGCGAGTCTCGGCGATCCTGCGAGCAGCGACATCACATGGGATCACCGCGTGCATCGATATGGAAGACCTTGGTTGCACACAGAAAACGCTCGATGCGTTCTCGATGCTCGAAGCCGATGCATACCCAGTCGGAATCGCGCTGCAAGCGTATTTGACGCGTACCTACGATGACATCGTTTCGTTGCAGACTCGCAAGAGCCGCATGCGTATTTGCAAAGGCATTTATGCCGAGGCAAAAGAGCATCTGGTCGACGGCGCGTCGGCAGACCGGAGCGCGATCAACGCGCATTTCGTTCGACACGTTTCGACCGCGATACAGGCAGGATCGTTTGTAGGTATCGCAACGCACGATGCACAACTGATCGATACATTGATCGGCTGGCTGCAACACGAGCGCATCGACAGATCGCGATTCGAGTTCCAGATGTTGCTGGGAGTCTGCGAGCCGCTGCGCGACGAACTGCTGGCGCAGGGATTCAATGTGCGCGTCTACGTCCCATACGGACATGACTGGTATGGCTACAGTACCCGTCGAATCAAGGAGAATCCGCGAATCGCCGGATATATTCTGGCGGCGATGATGCGTAGCGACCGGCCGCGCTAA
- a CDS encoding dienelactone hydrolase family protein, whose protein sequence is MKQKMLRHIIRNLSAVMTAPLVAACTSTIPVSSSVTTSLADGRSGVLAFESVTPVNTSDFLSHYATGHKVIIKGDLTLPDNHPHAVPAVIILHGSSGVNRGERVWARRMNAQGYASFVVDSFTGRGIRNTENDQAQLSMTADIADAYAALRLLATDPRIDKQRIAVMGFSRGGVAALYSSLEPFHIAATDGNLRFAAHVAFYPSCGISYDSAHVDGGPVLMLVGGKDNYTPAPPCIAYADKLSSKGAQVTLKEYPDAYHGFDRPTPLRTMPLATSARECHGSYDLDTRKFTMMRNGQALTGSSAVAESKRCLTRGVTLGGDAQAQAQSPDEVASFLKAAFEQVE, encoded by the coding sequence ATGAAGCAAAAGATGCTTCGTCACATCATTCGAAATCTGTCTGCGGTTATGACGGCTCCCCTGGTCGCGGCGTGTACCTCGACGATCCCGGTCAGTTCATCGGTCACGACCTCGCTGGCGGACGGTCGCAGCGGTGTCCTCGCTTTCGAATCGGTGACGCCCGTCAATACTTCAGATTTTCTGTCGCACTACGCCACCGGCCACAAGGTAATCATTAAAGGCGACCTCACCCTTCCCGATAACCATCCACACGCCGTACCTGCTGTAATCATCCTGCACGGAAGCAGCGGCGTGAATCGGGGAGAGCGGGTGTGGGCCCGACGCATGAATGCGCAGGGTTACGCCAGCTTTGTCGTCGACAGTTTTACGGGGCGTGGCATCAGAAATACTGAAAACGACCAGGCACAGCTTTCGATGACAGCAGATATCGCCGATGCTTATGCCGCGCTGCGCTTGTTGGCGACGGATCCTCGCATCGATAAACAGAGGATTGCCGTCATGGGATTTTCGCGAGGCGGTGTCGCCGCCCTTTATTCATCGCTGGAGCCTTTTCACATTGCCGCAACGGACGGCAATCTGCGTTTCGCCGCGCATGTCGCGTTCTATCCGTCTTGCGGTATCTCTTATGATTCGGCGCATGTGGATGGCGGACCCGTGTTGATGTTAGTCGGCGGTAAGGACAATTACACGCCAGCGCCGCCGTGCATTGCCTATGCCGACAAGTTAAGTTCAAAAGGCGCCCAGGTCACGCTGAAAGAGTACCCGGATGCATACCACGGTTTCGACAGACCCACACCTCTACGCACGATGCCACTCGCGACCAGCGCACGCGAATGCCATGGATCGTACGATCTCGATACCAGAAAGTTCACGATGATGCGGAATGGTCAGGCGCTGACTGGTTCGTCTGCTGTCGCTGAATCGAAACGTTGCCTGACGAGGGGCGTCACCCTGGGAGGTGATGCTCAGGCGCAAGCGCAGTCGCCTGACGAAGTTGCCTCTTTTCTCAAGGCCGCCTTCGAGCAGGTTGAGTGA
- a CDS encoding GNAT family N-acetyltransferase: MKIEVTDTRNEHDDAFIASQLGAYNAAFAVRDFKPLRVYARNADGSIIGGLLADTYWQYLEVHKLWVSEAYRNAGHASRLLKAAENEARLRGCKHVLVDTFSFQALGFYQKLGYSEFGQLDEFSGKHQRHYLHKRLDGGAR; encoded by the coding sequence ATGAAAATTGAAGTCACCGACACGCGCAATGAGCACGATGATGCTTTCATAGCATCGCAACTCGGTGCTTATAACGCCGCGTTTGCGGTAAGGGACTTTAAACCGTTGCGGGTGTATGCACGCAACGCGGACGGCAGCATCATCGGTGGCTTGTTGGCCGATACGTACTGGCAATATCTCGAAGTCCACAAACTCTGGGTCAGCGAGGCGTATCGCAACGCGGGACACGCCTCTCGACTGCTGAAGGCGGCAGAGAACGAAGCCCGTCTGCGGGGATGCAAGCACGTACTTGTCGATACGTTCAGTTTTCAGGCGCTGGGTTTTTATCAGAAGCTGGGATATAGCGAGTTTGGCCAGCTCGATGAATTCAGCGGAAAACATCAGCGTCACTACCTGCATAAAAGGCTTGATGGCGGGGCCAGATAG
- a CDS encoding GNAT family N-acetyltransferase: MTSRSIRRATADDVPTLTQIRNDAHAKKVAHRDYAWGKQGDGFSEQWVRNHVCQKDVYVLDLDDTPVGTFSLDLDDEKHWGPQEPIAVYVHGISVRKGFNGRALGSFMLDWCAEMAGSLNRALVRLDCAVHNAKLCGYYESLGFIRVGLYPEPEPGGYVWSLYEKLAYGLRSDNHEN, encoded by the coding sequence ATGACCTCCAGAAGCATCCGCCGCGCTACGGCAGATGATGTACCGACGCTGACACAGATTCGCAACGACGCGCATGCGAAGAAGGTCGCGCACCGCGATTACGCTTGGGGCAAGCAAGGGGACGGCTTTTCCGAGCAGTGGGTGCGAAACCATGTCTGTCAAAAAGATGTGTATGTCCTCGACCTGGATGACACTCCGGTCGGCACCTTTTCGCTCGATCTCGACGATGAAAAACACTGGGGACCACAAGAACCCATCGCCGTTTATGTGCATGGAATTTCTGTGCGGAAAGGCTTCAACGGACGTGCACTCGGCAGCTTCATGCTTGATTGGTGCGCTGAAATGGCGGGTAGTCTGAACCGGGCTCTGGTTCGACTCGACTGTGCTGTCCACAACGCGAAGCTATGTGGCTACTATGAGTCGCTCGGCTTTATCCGCGTGGGACTGTATCCGGAGCCAGAGCCCGGCGGCTATGTCTGGTCGCTGTACGAAAAATTGGCGTACGGTCTTCGATCGGACAATCATGAAAATTGA
- a CDS encoding O-methyltransferase, translating to MEQAVLAVLDAYHGPIDSANADGKTSRPQRKAQLQSSQLQQQPRVESNRRRYSTEQETGRLINILARSQRAPKILELGTSFGYSTIWLADAARAAGGRLTTIELHDYKSAYARDMSTQAGLAAYVDFQIGNAVVLIEDLRFQPDFVLIDVWKNLYEPCLEAVYPKLNSGAIIVAAKMNWPHDDDAKRYLTTVRAKPGLKSLSLAVGAGLEISRYR from the coding sequence ATGGAGCAGGCCGTTCTGGCTGTGCTTGACGCGTATCACGGGCCCATCGACAGCGCGAATGCGGACGGAAAGACATCGCGGCCCCAGCGCAAGGCGCAGTTGCAGTCTTCGCAGTTGCAACAGCAGCCGCGGGTGGAATCGAATCGCCGCCGGTATTCAACCGAGCAGGAAACAGGGCGCCTGATCAACATCCTGGCCAGAAGCCAGCGTGCGCCGAAAATCCTCGAACTCGGCACGTCGTTCGGCTATTCGACGATCTGGCTCGCGGATGCCGCAAGAGCGGCCGGTGGGCGGCTCACGACGATCGAGCTACACGACTACAAGTCGGCATACGCACGCGACATGTCCACCCAGGCAGGTCTCGCCGCGTATGTCGATTTCCAGATCGGCAACGCGGTCGTTCTGATCGAGGATCTACGATTCCAGCCTGATTTCGTGCTGATCGATGTCTGGAAGAATCTGTATGAGCCGTGCCTGGAGGCGGTTTATCCGAAGCTCAATTCAGGCGCGATTATCGTGGCGGCCAAAATGAACTGGCCACACGATGACGACGCGAAGCGCTATCTCACGACCGTGCGCGCGAAACCGGGACTGAAGAGTTTATCGCTGGCGGTTGGCGCGGGTCTGGAGATCAGCCGGTATCGCTGA
- a CDS encoding DUF1488 family protein, with product MSVYVDEGFRPCVTECRTVAFRVCCDDRAQIFEVSAEALMTFCGAASQRKQDLLVAFEDAQQEILTVAARKWTFRPTEPVRLDLDEFRMVRH from the coding sequence ATGTCGGTTTATGTCGATGAAGGGTTCCGGCCCTGTGTTACCGAGTGCAGGACGGTTGCGTTCCGCGTGTGCTGCGACGATCGTGCACAGATTTTCGAGGTCAGCGCCGAGGCGCTGATGACCTTCTGCGGCGCCGCGAGCCAGCGCAAGCAGGACCTGCTGGTCGCGTTCGAAGACGCGCAGCAGGAAATTCTCACCGTGGCCGCCCGAAAGTGGACCTTCAGACCGACCGAGCCGGTGCGGCTCGATCTGGATGAATTCCGAATGGTCAGACATTAG
- a CDS encoding phosphate/phosphite/phosphonate ABC transporter substrate-binding protein: MTWIAALPMYNVTPALALEWRGWLSDVLHAVKPTCRIVEPDEELHGFWRRPNLLISQTCGFPLMHGLHEQVQLIATPRFDAPGCEGAHYSSVLVTRANAPFDSLASCRGARAAYNQDDSNSGMNVFRHAVAPHSRAGMFFSAVLRTGSHLGSLQAVAGNRADVAAIDCVTFAFVCDELPELARQVRPIGMTATSPGLPLIASGTVPQATIEALHDALNETLEIRPERAKRLRLQGFSVLSLADYERIRQLESEARSAGYPRLA; the protein is encoded by the coding sequence ATGACCTGGATCGCCGCGCTGCCGATGTACAACGTGACGCCCGCCCTCGCGCTCGAGTGGCGCGGGTGGCTCAGCGACGTGCTGCACGCGGTCAAGCCAACGTGCCGCATCGTCGAGCCGGATGAAGAACTGCACGGCTTCTGGCGGCGGCCCAATCTTCTGATTTCGCAAACCTGCGGCTTCCCGTTGATGCACGGCTTGCACGAGCAGGTTCAACTGATCGCGACACCGCGTTTCGACGCGCCTGGCTGCGAAGGCGCGCACTATTCGAGCGTGCTGGTGACGCGCGCGAACGCGCCGTTCGATTCGCTGGCTTCGTGCCGTGGCGCGCGCGCCGCCTACAATCAGGACGATTCGAATAGCGGTATGAACGTGTTTCGTCACGCGGTCGCGCCGCACTCGCGGGCGGGGATGTTTTTCAGCGCTGTGCTGCGCACCGGTTCGCATCTCGGTTCGCTACAGGCCGTTGCCGGTAATCGTGCGGACGTGGCCGCGATCGACTGCGTGACGTTCGCCTTCGTCTGCGATGAATTGCCGGAACTGGCCCGCCAGGTTCGGCCTATCGGCATGACGGCGACGTCGCCTGGATTGCCTCTGATCGCGTCGGGCACGGTGCCGCAAGCCACGATCGAAGCGTTGCACGACGCGCTGAACGAGACGCTCGAAATTCGTCCCGAGCGTGCAAAACGCCTGCGTTTGCAGGGCTTTTCCGTTCTCTCACTCGCCGACTACGAGCGGATCCGGCAACTCGAAAGCGAAGCGCGCTCAGCCGGTTATCCGCGCCTCGCCTGA